Proteins co-encoded in one Dehalogenimonas sp. WBC-2 genomic window:
- a CDS encoding prolyl-tRNA synthetase: protein MRFSQLFGKTQREVPGEAETVSHRLLLRAGMINQLTAGVYSYMPLAWRSARKIMDIIRHEMDAAGCQEIAMPVLQPIELWQKSGRGAAFGDNLFKLDDRKDRRLALGPTHEEVVTDLAAHYIQSYRDLPQRLYQIQTKFRDEPRPRGGLIRVREFIMKDMYSFDADDAGLEISYQKMVQAYKNIYRRCGLKAMAIEADSGAIGGKASHEFMVLAESGEDEVIFCSGKDCGYSANLEKAVFNKGTTATQAPLPTEEIATPGKESIDDVASFLGLAPSHMLKCVFYVADKEFIIAVIRGDLDVNEIKLKNLLKATDLRLAIADEVSGAGVVAGSASPVGFKGKVITDDSVISGINYVGGANIAGRHMKNINLGRDFSAYKTADIASAKVGAACARCGGTLESTRGIEVGHVFKLGTFLAETFGALYTDAEGNQKPCVMGCYGIGVGRLLAAAIEQNHDDKGIIWPMPIAPYQVHLCGLGLENEAVKAKAEKLYSDLTSAGIEVLYDDRQESPGVKFNDADLLGMPLRLTISPRSIDKGGVELKKRSEKAFELVPVENVVEAVKSAVSIAMSAIL, encoded by the coding sequence ATGAGATTTTCCCAGCTTTTCGGCAAGACCCAGCGTGAGGTCCCCGGCGAGGCGGAGACCGTCAGCCACCGGTTGCTGCTGCGCGCCGGCATGATCAACCAGCTTACCGCTGGCGTTTACTCCTACATGCCGCTGGCCTGGCGCAGCGCCCGCAAGATCATGGACATCATCCGCCACGAGATGGACGCCGCTGGCTGCCAGGAGATTGCCATGCCGGTGCTCCAGCCGATTGAACTGTGGCAAAAATCGGGCCGCGGCGCTGCCTTCGGGGATAACCTGTTCAAGCTGGATGACCGCAAAGACCGTCGCCTGGCCCTCGGCCCCACCCATGAAGAAGTGGTCACTGACCTAGCGGCTCATTACATCCAGTCTTACCGCGACCTGCCGCAGCGCCTGTACCAGATCCAGACCAAGTTCCGCGACGAGCCCCGCCCCCGCGGCGGCCTTATCCGCGTCCGTGAGTTCATCATGAAGGACATGTATTCCTTTGATGCCGATGACGCAGGGCTGGAAATCAGCTATCAGAAGATGGTGCAGGCCTATAAGAACATCTACCGCCGCTGCGGTCTCAAGGCTATGGCCATAGAGGCCGATTCCGGGGCCATCGGCGGCAAGGCGTCACATGAGTTCATGGTGCTGGCCGAGTCCGGCGAGGACGAGGTCATCTTCTGCTCTGGAAAAGACTGCGGTTATTCCGCCAACCTGGAGAAAGCCGTATTCAACAAAGGAACCACCGCCACCCAGGCACCGCTGCCGACCGAGGAAATTGCCACCCCCGGCAAGGAATCCATTGATGATGTGGCCTCTTTCCTGGGACTGGCACCGTCACACATGCTCAAGTGCGTCTTTTATGTCGCCGATAAAGAGTTTATCATCGCCGTCATCCGCGGTGACCTGGACGTCAACGAGATCAAACTTAAAAACCTGCTTAAAGCCACTGACCTTCGCCTGGCCATTGCCGATGAAGTCTCTGGTGCCGGTGTTGTCGCCGGATCAGCTTCACCGGTGGGCTTCAAAGGCAAGGTGATTACCGATGACTCGGTCATCTCCGGCATCAACTACGTCGGCGGGGCCAACATCGCTGGCCGCCACATGAAGAACATCAACTTGGGGCGGGATTTCAGTGCCTACAAGACCGCCGATATCGCCTCTGCCAAAGTCGGCGCGGCCTGCGCCCGTTGCGGCGGCACGCTTGAGTCCACCCGCGGCATTGAGGTCGGCCACGTTTTCAAGCTGGGAACCTTCCTGGCCGAGACCTTCGGCGCACTCTATACCGACGCTGAAGGTAACCAGAAGCCCTGTGTCATGGGCTGCTACGGCATCGGGGTGGGGCGGCTACTGGCCGCGGCCATCGAGCAGAACCACGATGACAAGGGCATCATCTGGCCCATGCCCATCGCTCCCTACCAAGTGCATCTGTGCGGACTTGGGCTGGAGAATGAGGCGGTCAAGGCCAAGGCAGAAAAGCTATACAGCGATTTAACATCCGCAGGCATCGAAGTCCTTTACGACGACCGGCAGGAGTCCCCCGGCGTGAAGTTCAACGATGCCGACCTCTTGGGTATGCCGCTCCGGCTGACCATCAGCCCGCGTTCAATCGACAAGGGCGGCGTGGAACTCAAGAAGCGCAGCGAGAAGGCTTTCGAACTTGTACCCGTCGAGAACGTTGTTGAGGCAGTTAAATCTGCGGTGTCCATAGCGATGTCGGCCATTCTTTAA
- a CDS encoding 1-hydroxy-2-methyl-2-(E)-butenyl 4-diphosphate synthase codes for MTIITRRQSNTINIGGVVVGGDAPVTVQSMTKTDTRNVEATVAQIRELAAAGCEIIRCGVPDMEAAEALRLIKQQSPIPVVADIHFDYRLALTAIESGVDALRINPGNIGDADRVKQVVKAAKERQIPIRIGVNGGSLPPDNDPDKPLHRRMVEAAMSQVRLLESLDFNLIKIALKAFDVPETVIAYRMIAPLVPYPLHLGMTEAGTPRTGIIRSSVGIGTLLAEGIGDTIRVSLSAPPKEEVFVGYEILKSLNLRARGPILISCPSCSRTEVDIVALAERVADALLTIDKPIKVAVMGCTVNGPGEARDADVGIACGKGQGILFRRGEKVRVVNQADFFDALLKEVENF; via the coding sequence ATGACTATTATTACCAGACGCCAATCTAATACGATAAACATCGGCGGCGTGGTCGTCGGCGGAGACGCCCCCGTCACCGTCCAGTCAATGACCAAGACCGACACCCGCAATGTCGAAGCCACCGTTGCTCAGATTCGTGAGTTAGCCGCGGCCGGGTGTGAGATCATCCGCTGCGGTGTGCCTGATATGGAAGCCGCCGAGGCGCTCCGCCTTATAAAACAGCAAAGCCCGATACCAGTCGTTGCCGACATCCATTTTGACTATCGCCTCGCCTTAACAGCCATCGAATCCGGCGTTGACGCTCTTCGCATCAATCCGGGCAATATCGGTGATGCGGATAGAGTTAAGCAGGTGGTTAAAGCTGCCAAAGAGCGGCAGATACCGATCCGCATCGGGGTCAACGGCGGGTCATTACCGCCGGACAACGACCCGGACAAACCGCTGCACCGGCGAATGGTAGAAGCGGCCATGTCGCAGGTCAGGTTACTTGAAAGCCTGGATTTCAACTTGATCAAGATTGCTCTCAAGGCCTTCGACGTACCGGAAACCGTCATCGCCTACCGCATGATCGCCCCTCTCGTGCCTTATCCCCTTCACCTGGGCATGACTGAAGCCGGCACCCCCCGGACGGGTATCATCCGTTCCTCGGTCGGCATCGGCACACTATTGGCCGAAGGTATCGGCGATACGATAAGGGTATCGCTTTCAGCTCCTCCGAAAGAAGAAGTGTTCGTCGGGTACGAGATTCTTAAGAGTCTCAATCTTCGGGCACGCGGCCCTATTTTGATCAGCTGCCCTTCATGTTCCAGAACCGAAGTAGATATCGTCGCCCTGGCTGAAAGAGTGGCTGATGCCCTCCTGACCATAGACAAACCGATAAAAGTGGCGGTCATGGGCTGTACGGTCAATGGCCCGGGGGAAGCCCGTGACGCCGATGTCGGTATCGCCTGCGGTAAGGGCCAGGGTATTCTCTTCCGCCGAGGTGAAAAGGTCCGCGTGGTCAACCAGGCTGATTTCTTCGACGCGCTTTTAAAAGAAGTCGAAAACTTCTAG
- a CDS encoding hypothetical protein (conserved protein), with the protein MNSTNTTNPVDTPVSQKTKYDIHERIFNFVVRVIRVVNSLPKNQANTIIGQQVLRCATSIGANDQEADGVSTKKDFIHCYTIVRKKTKETVFWLRLIAETNPLLVAKMGPLIQEAKN; encoded by the coding sequence GTGAATAGTACCAATACTACAAATCCGGTAGATACGCCGGTCAGCCAGAAAACCAAGTATGATATTCATGAGAGGATATTCAATTTTGTAGTTCGTGTAATCAGGGTTGTGAATTCCTTGCCTAAAAATCAGGCGAATACAATCATCGGACAGCAGGTGCTGAGATGCGCTACGTCAATCGGCGCCAATGATCAAGAAGCTGACGGCGTATCAACCAAAAAGGATTTTATCCATTGTTATACCATTGTCCGGAAGAAAACAAAGGAAACCGTTTTCTGGCTGAGATTGATCGCCGAGACCAATCCTCTCCTTGTTGCTAAAATGGGACCGCTAATCCAAGAGGCCAAGAATTGA